Proteins from a single region of Candidatus Binatia bacterium:
- a CDS encoding DUF6510 family protein: MSNDSFFDGNAVAGELREVFCVDVTGATGQCAACGNVAVLAQSRVYGFEPGITIRCAACENPLIRIARGSGRTWLDARGLMYLELPAP, from the coding sequence ATGAGCAACGATTCGTTTTTCGACGGCAACGCCGTCGCCGGCGAGCTTCGCGAGGTGTTCTGCGTCGACGTCACGGGCGCCACCGGCCAGTGCGCGGCTTGCGGCAACGTGGCGGTACTGGCGCAGTCGCGCGTTTACGGCTTCGAGCCGGGCATCACCATTCGCTGCGCCGCGTGCGAAAATCCGCTCATCCGAATCGCGAGAGGCAGCGGACGCACGTGGCTCGATGCCCGCGGCCTAATGTATTTGGAATTGCCGGCGCCGTAA
- a CDS encoding Na+/H+ antiporter, protein MTALIVVFIAIIVLVTISRRINVAYPIVLVLGGMAIGYLPGVPTIQLPPELVLLVFLPPLLYWESVTAPTSEFRSGAIWIFQMAFGLVIVTTLAVAAIAHAIIPGMSWGVAFVLGAIVSSTDEVAFASIADRLNVPRHIIGTIEGESLVNDATSLILYGIGIAAVVGASFSLLHAAGALVLSVVESVLIGFAVAGIAVWAWRVLKEDTLQATISVVVPFLAYLPAYYIGASGVLATVTTGLVISRFTPVVLQPRAREMLTGFWLTVVFLLNAFIFTEVGIRFHSIVSGLREYSVADLIWWGAAVAGACVLVRLIWTFAQGLLPITNEPEHPGGEADWSHVALLAWTGMRGGISLAAALAIPLETVAGPFPFRKLLIFLTFVVLLVTLVGQGGALPWLIRWLRIKDDGAAAREERLALMVTARAGLARLDELEREGTYPPNVLELHRRRLEARLAEFTAEGGSAKAARTTALFRRAQRELIEAQRAKLIELRARGKIDNTVLRQLQRVFDLGSIEVQALDETGRPDLEE, encoded by the coding sequence GTGACCGCGCTCATCGTCGTCTTCATCGCGATCATCGTCCTCGTCACGATCTCGAGGCGCATTAACGTCGCGTACCCGATCGTGCTCGTGCTCGGGGGCATGGCGATCGGTTACCTTCCGGGTGTGCCGACGATTCAGCTGCCGCCCGAGCTCGTCTTGCTAGTCTTCCTGCCGCCACTGCTGTATTGGGAGAGCGTGACCGCGCCGACGAGCGAGTTCCGCTCGGGAGCGATTTGGATCTTCCAGATGGCCTTTGGCCTGGTCATCGTAACGACGCTCGCCGTCGCCGCGATCGCGCATGCCATCATTCCCGGCATGAGCTGGGGCGTGGCGTTCGTGCTCGGCGCGATCGTGTCGTCGACCGACGAGGTCGCCTTCGCCTCGATCGCCGATCGGCTCAACGTGCCGCGCCACATCATAGGCACGATCGAAGGCGAAAGCCTCGTCAACGATGCGACGTCGTTGATTCTCTACGGCATAGGAATCGCCGCGGTCGTCGGCGCCTCATTCTCGCTGCTGCACGCCGCCGGCGCTCTGGTGCTGTCGGTCGTCGAGTCGGTGCTGATCGGATTCGCCGTCGCCGGGATTGCCGTGTGGGCGTGGCGCGTTCTCAAAGAGGACACGCTGCAGGCCACGATTTCGGTCGTCGTGCCGTTTCTCGCTTACCTACCAGCCTACTACATCGGTGCATCCGGCGTGCTGGCGACCGTCACGACGGGCCTCGTCATCAGCCGATTCACACCCGTCGTGCTACAGCCGCGCGCTCGCGAGATGCTGACCGGGTTTTGGTTGACGGTGGTGTTCTTGCTGAACGCGTTTATCTTCACCGAAGTCGGCATTCGGTTTCATTCGATCGTCTCGGGGTTGCGGGAGTACTCGGTCGCCGACCTGATATGGTGGGGCGCGGCGGTCGCCGGCGCTTGCGTGCTCGTTCGCCTGATCTGGACCTTCGCACAAGGCCTCCTGCCGATTACCAACGAGCCGGAGCACCCCGGCGGCGAAGCCGACTGGTCGCACGTGGCGCTGCTCGCCTGGACCGGAATGCGGGGCGGCATCTCGCTCGCGGCCGCACTCGCGATCCCGCTCGAAACGGTCGCCGGGCCGTTTCCTTTTCGCAAGCTGCTCATCTTCCTGACGTTCGTCGTGCTGCTGGTCACGCTGGTCGGGCAAGGCGGCGCGCTCCCCTGGCTAATCCGCTGGCTGCGAATCAAGGACGACGGCGCCGCTGCGCGTGAGGAGCGCCTCGCGCTGATGGTAACGGCACGAGCCGGGCTCGCGCGACTCGACGAATTGGAACGAGAGGGGACGTATCCGCCGAACGTGCTCGAGCTACACCGCCGGCGTCTCGAGGCGCGGCTCGCGGAGTTCACGGCCGAGGGCGGATCGGCGAAGGCCGCGCGCACGACCGCACTCTTTCGCCGAGCGCAGCGCGAGCTGATAGAAGCGCAGCGGGCCAAACTCATCGAGCTCCGCGCAAGAGGGAAAATCGATAACACCGTCTTGCGGCAGCTGCAGCGCGTGTTTGATCTCGGATCGATCGAAGTGCAGGCGCTCGATGAGACCGGCCGGCCGGATCTAGAAGAGTAG
- a CDS encoding DUF998 domain-containing protein, protein MTSRIFARTAIVAASLVVAILGALHALSPEFDPAWRVVSEYANGRYGWVLSLMFACWALGSWALALAMRPYMTTAAGRIGLAFLVVSGAGEALAAAFDINQPLHGLAGLLGVGGLPIAAILISITLRRTQSSLRGTSALLWSANATWLVVVALIASLAVQFLTFMHAGGHVPSDGQSLPLGTVLPAGVIAVVGYANRLLVLVYCGWMMLAAWNALACSDTSRSRSRWQQSAAGLRGHLLRQIRAFAPSSARTIASPTTVRGRSGGLGA, encoded by the coding sequence GTGACAAGCCGCATTTTTGCGCGAACAGCGATCGTCGCCGCATCACTCGTCGTCGCTATCCTGGGAGCACTCCACGCGCTCAGCCCCGAGTTCGATCCGGCCTGGCGCGTCGTCAGCGAGTACGCCAACGGCCGCTACGGCTGGGTGCTGTCACTGATGTTCGCGTGTTGGGCCCTCGGATCGTGGGCGCTCGCTCTCGCGATGCGTCCCTACATGACCACCGCCGCCGGCAGGATCGGCTTGGCATTTTTGGTCGTCTCGGGCGCCGGCGAAGCGTTGGCGGCGGCATTCGACATCAACCAGCCGCTGCACGGACTAGCCGGTCTGCTCGGCGTCGGCGGCTTGCCGATCGCTGCCATATTGATTAGCATAACGCTCCGCCGCACGCAGTCGTCGCTGCGTGGAACGAGTGCGCTCCTGTGGAGCGCCAATGCGACCTGGCTCGTCGTGGTCGCATTGATCGCAAGCCTCGCCGTGCAGTTCTTGACCTTCATGCACGCCGGCGGTCACGTTCCGTCCGACGGCCAGTCCCTTCCGCTCGGTACGGTTCTCCCGGCCGGCGTCATCGCGGTCGTTGGGTATGCCAACCGCCTGTTGGTTCTCGTTTACTGCGGATGGATGATGCTCGCCGCGTGGAATGCACTCGCATGCTCAGATACTTCGCGTTCCCGCTCGCGGTGGCAGCAATCTGCGGCGGGACTGCGTGGGCACCTGCTGCGGCAAATCCGGGCGTTCGCGCCGTCGTCGGCACGTACGATTGCGTCACCCACGACAGTTCGGGGAAGATCTGGCGGTTTAGGAGCGTGA
- a CDS encoding SRPBCC family protein, whose amino-acid sequence MKEEIELMPSHLEVTTPSEREIRVARTFDAPAELVFECHTKPEYLKKWLLGPPGWSMPTCDVDLTVGGRYRYVWRNDAGAGEFGVQGEFREIDRPQRIVHTESMDGIPGEALCTTTFEESGSNTRFTLTMLFESQEARDVALESGMTEGMSMSYDRMQDLIGKERAS is encoded by the coding sequence ATGAAAGAGGAGATCGAGCTCATGCCTTCACACCTCGAAGTCACCACGCCCTCCGAACGTGAGATTCGCGTAGCGCGCACGTTCGACGCTCCGGCCGAGCTGGTTTTCGAATGCCACACGAAGCCGGAGTACCTAAAGAAGTGGCTGCTCGGCCCTCCGGGCTGGAGCATGCCGACCTGCGACGTCGACTTGACCGTCGGCGGCCGGTACCGATACGTCTGGCGCAACGACGCGGGCGCCGGCGAATTCGGCGTACAAGGAGAGTTTCGCGAGATCGATCGGCCGCAGAGGATCGTGCACACGGAATCGATGGACGGAATCCCGGGCGAGGCGCTGTGCACGACGACGTTTGAGGAGTCGGGTTCGAATACGCGCTTTACCTTGACGATGCTCTTCGAATCCCAAGAGGCGCGCGACGTAGCGCTGGAATCCGGCATGACCGAGGGAATGTCGATGAGCTACGACCGCATGCAAGACCTCATTGGGAAGGAGCGGGCGTCGTGA
- a CDS encoding metalloregulator ArsR/SmtB family transcription factor — translation MKIALDAKRLDATFAALSDATRRAILIRLARGEATVNELTESFAISQPAISRHLKVLESAGLIRRSRDAQRRPARVDQQSIGEVVGWIERYRELWERTYQRLDAVLADELKARNT, via the coding sequence ATGAAAATCGCACTAGATGCTAAACGCCTGGACGCTACCTTCGCGGCTTTGTCGGACGCCACTCGACGGGCGATCCTGATCCGGCTGGCGCGTGGCGAGGCGACGGTCAACGAGCTCACCGAGTCGTTTGCCATCAGTCAGCCGGCAATCTCGCGGCATCTCAAGGTGCTCGAAAGCGCCGGATTGATTCGGCGCAGCCGCGACGCTCAACGCAGGCCCGCTCGGGTCGACCAGCAGTCGATCGGCGAGGTCGTCGGCTGGATAGAGCGCTACCGCGAGCTCTGGGAGCGGACGTATCAACGCCTCGACGCCGTCTTGGCCGACGAGCTGAAAGCGCGCAACACATGA
- a CDS encoding YceI family protein yields MRTLLVAALTSIALSAPVARPIDVARSKATFEVTHVFVEHVVGTVPIQSGTIVLKPGSAIPISAAAVLDATRISSGDPDRDASLRSTDFFDAKRFPTWTFASTKVVPKGVASFEMDGDLTIHGVTQPEHLDVTVTGDAADPSYHATAHIDRHVFGMATTRLDPAIGGVVDTTLDITLKP; encoded by the coding sequence ATGCGCACGCTACTCGTCGCCGCCCTGACTTCCATCGCGCTCTCTGCCCCGGTGGCGCGCCCAATCGACGTTGCGCGATCGAAGGCCACCTTCGAGGTCACGCACGTCTTCGTCGAACACGTGGTTGGGACGGTCCCGATTCAAAGCGGAACGATCGTCTTGAAGCCGGGATCGGCGATTCCGATCAGCGCCGCCGCCGTGCTCGACGCGACCCGCATCTCGAGCGGAGATCCGGATCGCGACGCCTCATTACGGTCGACCGACTTCTTCGACGCGAAGCGTTTTCCGACGTGGACGTTCGCCAGCACGAAGGTCGTACCGAAGGGCGTCGCTTCGTTCGAGATGGACGGCGACCTGACCATCCACGGCGTCACCCAGCCCGAACACCTGGACGTTACGGTAACCGGCGATGCGGCGGATCCCTCATATCACGCGACCGCACACATCGACCGCCACGTTTTCGGCATGGCCACGACGCGGCTCGATCCAGCGATCGGCGGAGTCGTGGACACCACGCTGGACATTACTTTGAAACCGTGA
- a CDS encoding alpha/beta fold hydrolase produces MLAAALIAALSGHLHTWPCAAGQARVPSTCGTYTVYENRAAGSGRTIELGFIVIRAKHPSNHAIAWNPGGPGASSTASANDVADGAFPRELSALRDSYDVLLLDNRGTGKSAPQLCDFAPADRPELYFMHLWPDALVRGCRAKLARTANLSLYTTSIAADDLDDVRAALGYPQLVLDGGSYGTRFYLDYARRHPASVESIVLDGVAPPGLLVIPLEDAKGAQEAMTRVIAECRADTACNAHFPSLAARFDALVHRFDRGPLRVPLQDATTKRVTSVRLSKEVFADRLRQLLYYPESAAYAPFIIDRAYLGDYAPLATMVQMVTQGLAQELAVGLNLSVTCAEDVPFITESDVARTSANSFEGDLRVRAQQRACRIWSVAPAPRSFIQPVRSDAPILMISGTDDPTSPPAFAEAALRYLPNARVLLIRNASHGTETPCGDRLIVEFIRSRSAKDLDLKSCASEYHRPPFATSLAGFGD; encoded by the coding sequence ATGCTGGCAGCCGCTTTGATCGCGGCCCTTTCGGGCCACCTGCACACCTGGCCGTGCGCCGCCGGGCAGGCGCGAGTCCCCTCCACCTGCGGCACGTACACCGTGTACGAGAATCGCGCCGCCGGTTCCGGCCGTACGATCGAGCTGGGCTTCATTGTCATCCGGGCCAAACACCCGTCGAACCACGCTATCGCCTGGAATCCCGGCGGCCCAGGAGCCTCCTCGACGGCCTCGGCAAACGACGTCGCCGACGGGGCCTTTCCGCGCGAGCTCAGCGCGCTGCGGGACAGCTACGACGTCTTGCTGCTCGACAATCGCGGGACCGGGAAATCGGCGCCCCAGCTCTGCGACTTCGCGCCGGCGGATCGGCCCGAGCTGTACTTCATGCACCTCTGGCCCGACGCGCTGGTACGCGGTTGCCGCGCGAAGTTGGCGCGCACCGCGAATCTCAGTCTCTACACGACGTCGATCGCCGCCGACGATCTAGACGACGTTCGCGCCGCGCTCGGATACCCGCAACTCGTGCTCGACGGCGGCTCGTACGGGACGCGCTTCTATCTCGACTACGCGCGGCGGCATCCCGCGAGCGTCGAGAGCATCGTGCTCGACGGCGTTGCTCCGCCCGGGCTCCTCGTCATCCCGCTGGAGGATGCCAAGGGCGCGCAGGAAGCGATGACGCGGGTGATCGCGGAGTGCCGCGCCGACACCGCCTGCAACGCGCACTTTCCGTCGCTGGCGGCACGCTTCGACGCGCTCGTCCACCGCTTCGACCGCGGCCCGCTGCGCGTCCCACTCCAGGATGCCACGACCAAACGCGTCACGTCTGTCCGGTTGTCCAAAGAAGTCTTTGCCGATCGGTTGCGTCAGCTGCTGTACTATCCCGAATCCGCCGCCTACGCGCCGTTCATCATCGACCGTGCCTACCTGGGCGACTACGCACCGCTGGCGACGATGGTGCAGATGGTGACGCAAGGCTTGGCGCAGGAGCTGGCGGTGGGGCTAAACCTCTCCGTGACGTGCGCGGAGGATGTTCCGTTCATTACCGAGAGCGACGTCGCGCGCACGAGCGCGAACTCGTTCGAAGGCGACCTGCGCGTTCGCGCGCAGCAGCGCGCGTGCCGCATCTGGAGCGTCGCACCGGCACCGAGATCCTTCATCCAGCCGGTGCGCAGCGACGCCCCAATCCTAATGATCTCCGGAACCGACGACCCGACGAGCCCGCCCGCCTTTGCCGAAGCGGCGCTGCGCTATCTGCCCAACGCGCGCGTCCTGCTGATCCGCAACGCATCGCATGGGACCGAGACGCCCTGCGGCGATCGGCTGATCGTCGAATTCATTCGCTCGCGCAGCGCCAAGGATTTGGACTTAAAGAGCTGCGCGAGCGAATATCATCGCCCGCCGTTTGCCACGTCGTTGGCCGGCTTCGGCGACTGA
- a CDS encoding alkaline phosphatase family protein, with protein MDRALLCAAFACALASCGGGQTQAPMMPPVAGAQDYVAQPLRMRTPIRHVVIVFQENRTPDYLFQGLPGADISKIAIDSQGKPVRLQPVSLAAGYDLGHGHSSFVTDYDDGKMDGFDRGLPQKIHLRPFGYAPPSEVEPYHEMARQYVFGDHMFQSNEGPSFPAHLYIISGRATDEKLLPYYVAANPRLGQSKEAAPGGCDAPGSTTVKTIDPIFGSAGPTPFPCFDPLVLSDLLDAKDVSWRYYQQSPGAGLWQAFDAVHHVRYGRDYANVIWPSTTVLTDIAQHRLPSVTWIMPGGAWSDHAGKHARAKGPSWVAAIVNAIGESAYWKDTAIFITWDDWGGWYDHVAPPIDNYYELGFRVPLIVISPYARQGYVSKKHHEFGSILAFTEETFGIAKGSLHGTDQRADDLADAFDFTQKARVFKHIDAPPFRPGRDAGLNEEDP; from the coding sequence ATGGACCGCGCGTTGCTGTGTGCCGCCTTCGCCTGTGCGCTGGCGTCGTGCGGAGGCGGTCAAACTCAGGCGCCGATGATGCCGCCGGTCGCCGGCGCGCAAGACTATGTCGCGCAGCCGCTTCGGATGCGCACTCCGATTCGCCACGTCGTCATCGTCTTTCAGGAGAACCGCACTCCGGACTATCTCTTTCAGGGGCTTCCCGGCGCCGACATATCCAAGATCGCCATCGACTCGCAGGGAAAGCCCGTGCGACTGCAGCCCGTCTCGCTGGCGGCGGGCTACGACCTCGGACACGGACATAGCTCCTTCGTGACCGACTACGACGACGGCAAGATGGACGGCTTCGACCGAGGCCTGCCGCAGAAGATTCATCTCCGGCCGTTCGGCTATGCGCCGCCATCGGAGGTCGAGCCGTATCACGAGATGGCCAGGCAGTACGTGTTTGGCGATCACATGTTCCAGAGCAACGAGGGTCCGAGCTTCCCCGCGCATCTCTACATCATCAGCGGCCGCGCGACCGACGAAAAGTTGTTGCCTTATTACGTCGCCGCGAACCCGCGCCTCGGCCAGTCGAAGGAGGCCGCGCCGGGGGGTTGCGACGCACCCGGCTCGACGACCGTGAAAACGATCGATCCGATCTTTGGATCCGCGGGTCCCACGCCGTTTCCGTGCTTCGATCCGCTGGTGCTCTCCGATCTGCTCGACGCGAAGGACGTGTCGTGGCGGTACTATCAGCAGAGTCCCGGCGCCGGGCTTTGGCAGGCCTTCGACGCGGTCCACCACGTGCGATACGGACGCGATTACGCGAACGTCATCTGGCCGTCAACCACCGTGCTAACCGACATCGCGCAGCACCGCCTTCCCAGCGTAACGTGGATCATGCCGGGCGGCGCGTGGTCGGATCACGCCGGCAAGCACGCCAGGGCCAAGGGGCCGTCGTGGGTGGCCGCCATCGTCAACGCGATCGGCGAAAGCGCGTACTGGAAGGACACGGCCATCTTCATCACGTGGGACGACTGGGGAGGCTGGTACGATCACGTCGCTCCTCCAATCGACAACTACTACGAGCTCGGCTTCCGCGTGCCGCTTATCGTGATCTCTCCGTACGCGCGTCAAGGATACGTTTCGAAGAAGCACCACGAGTTCGGCAGCATCCTGGCTTTCACCGAAGAGACGTTCGGCATCGCGAAGGGTTCGCTTCACGGCACCGACCAGCGCGCCGACGACCTGGCGGATGCCTTCGACTTCACGCAGAAGGCGCGCGTCTTCAAGCACATCGACGCGCCGCCGTTTCGGCCCGGCCGCGATGCGGGCCTCAACGAAGAGGATCCTTAG